In Paenibacillus sp. 1781tsa1, one DNA window encodes the following:
- a CDS encoding diacylglycerol kinase family protein produces MKRRSWGLVFRNAAEGIAYGLRTQRNVRVHTGVAILMCAAGFFFRISRTDWMFVLTAVFLVLVTELMNTAVEAAVDLAHPHIHPLAKAAKDTAAGAVLLAAVFAVIIGCIVFIKPVMSWLGLY; encoded by the coding sequence ATGAAAAGGCGCTCCTGGGGTCTGGTATTCCGCAATGCTGCGGAAGGAATCGCATATGGGTTGCGGACTCAGCGTAATGTGAGAGTTCACACGGGAGTGGCTATTTTGATGTGTGCAGCCGGCTTTTTTTTCAGAATCTCAAGAACGGATTGGATGTTTGTGCTGACCGCTGTCTTTTTGGTCCTGGTGACTGAATTGATGAACACGGCTGTAGAGGCAGCGGTTGATTTGGCACATCCCCATATCCATCCGCTGGCAAAAGCGGCGAAGGATACCGCGGCCGGGGCAGTTCTGCTGGCTGCGGTATTCGCCGTCATCATCGGTTGTATCGTTTTTATTAAGCCGGTGATGAGCTGGCTGGGTTTGTACTGA
- a CDS encoding cytidine deaminase produces MDNGLLMQEAIKARTKAYTPYSHFGVGAALLDSEGHVHHGCNIENAAYTPGNCAERTAMFSAIAGGQKPRSFKAIAIVGDTDGPIAPCGVCRQVMYELCEPDMKVILGNMKGDLQETTVAELLPWAFGPSDLNSAKK; encoded by the coding sequence ATGGATAACGGTTTGTTAATGCAAGAAGCAATTAAGGCACGTACGAAGGCGTACACGCCTTACTCCCATTTTGGTGTAGGTGCAGCTTTGCTTGACAGTGAAGGACATGTGCATCATGGTTGTAATATTGAGAATGCTGCGTATACCCCAGGCAACTGTGCTGAGCGTACAGCGATGTTCAGTGCCATTGCAGGTGGGCAGAAGCCTCGCAGCTTCAAAGCAATTGCCATTGTGGGAGATACAGATGGTCCGATTGCTCCATGTGGTGTATGTCGTCAGGTTATGTACGAACTGTGTGAACCCGATATGAAAGTTATCTTGGGAAACATGAAAGGTGATCTGCAAGAGACCACCGTTGCTGAACTGTTACCTTGGGCTTTTGGGCCTTCTGATCTGAACTCTGCCAAAAAATAA
- the rpoD gene encoding RNA polymerase sigma factor RpoD, with protein sequence MANDQHTELETELTLDQVKDQLIESGKKRASLNYKEIIEKLSPFEQDAEQMDEFYEQLSDLGIDVVNENDEEVTLRPSEDSENNTREGEDEFHFDDDLSLPPGIKINDPVRMYLKEIGRVPLLSADDEVQLAKRIENGDEEAKRRLAEANLRLVVSIAKRYVGRGMLFLDLIQEGNMGLIKAVEKFDHKKGYKFSTYATWWIRQAITRAIADQARTIRIPVHMVETINKLIRVSRQLLQELGREPTPEEIAAEMDLSVEKVREITKIAQEPVSLETPIGEEDDSHLGDFIEDQEALAPADAAAYELLKEQLEDVLDTLTEREENVLRLRFGLDDGRTRTLEEVGKVFGVTRERIRQIEAKALRKLRHPSRSKRLKDFLE encoded by the coding sequence ATGGCGAATGATCAGCATACTGAACTAGAAACAGAATTGACACTGGATCAGGTTAAAGATCAATTGATTGAATCAGGTAAGAAAAGAGCTTCGCTGAATTACAAGGAAATTATAGAGAAACTCTCTCCTTTTGAGCAGGATGCAGAGCAAATGGATGAGTTCTATGAGCAACTGAGCGATCTGGGTATCGATGTAGTGAATGAAAATGATGAAGAGGTTACACTGCGTCCTAGTGAAGATTCCGAGAACAACACCAGAGAGGGAGAGGACGAATTCCACTTTGATGATGATCTGAGCTTGCCGCCAGGAATCAAAATCAATGACCCTGTCCGTATGTATCTCAAGGAAATTGGTCGTGTGCCATTGTTGTCGGCAGATGATGAAGTACAACTGGCTAAACGGATTGAGAACGGGGATGAAGAAGCCAAGCGTCGTCTGGCTGAAGCGAACCTTCGACTCGTAGTCAGTATCGCGAAGCGTTACGTTGGACGTGGAATGTTATTCCTTGATTTGATCCAGGAAGGTAATATGGGCCTGATCAAAGCGGTTGAGAAGTTCGACCACAAAAAAGGATATAAGTTCAGTACGTATGCCACATGGTGGATCCGTCAAGCGATCACTCGTGCTATTGCTGACCAGGCGCGTACCATTCGTATCCCTGTGCACATGGTGGAGACGATTAATAAGCTGATCCGGGTATCCCGTCAGCTGTTGCAGGAACTTGGGCGTGAACCGACACCAGAAGAAATCGCTGCTGAGATGGATCTGAGTGTGGAGAAAGTTCGTGAAATTACGAAGATTGCACAGGAACCGGTTTCTCTGGAAACACCGATCGGTGAGGAAGATGATTCCCATCTGGGTGACTTCATTGAGGATCAGGAAGCACTTGCTCCGGCGGATGCTGCTGCGTATGAGTTGCTGAAAGAACAGCTCGAAGATGTATTGGATACACTGACTGAACGTGAAGAGAACGTGCTTCGTCTACGTTTCGGTCTGGACGATGGACGGACGAGAACGCTGGAGGAAGTCGGCAAGGTGTTTGGTGTTACGCGTGAGCGTATTCGTCAGATTGAAGCCAAGGCTCTTCGTAAATTGCGTCACCCGAGTCGTAGTAAACGACTCAAAGATTTCCTCGAATAA
- the glyS gene encoding glycine--tRNA ligase subunit beta, translating into MSKDLLFEIGLEEVPARFMRAAIAQLQERVVKWLDASRIAYGEVNAYATPRRLAVLIQNVAEKQEDIEEEVKGPSRKIALDDSGNWSKAALGFARSQGVEPDQFTFKELNGVEYIYAMKSSKGVETASVIGEGLLSVLHAMTFPKFMRWASYDFKFVRPIRWIVAMLGSDVIDLEVTGVKSGNVTRGHRFLGKEAVISTPSSYVEVLRSEHVIVDIQEREQMIVSQIQALAAEKKWDIAIKEDLLEEVLFLVETPTVLFGTFDSSFLNIPQEVLITSMREHQRYFPVLDNEGQLLPFFVTVRNGGSDSLDIIAKGNEKVLRARLSDAKFFYEEDQKLQIKDALSKLESIVFQEELGTVGDKVRRIRKIADGIAAKLQVSGDVAESVSRSADICKFDLVTLMVGEFPELQGVMGEDYARKAGEKEEVAKAVFEHYQPRFAGDQSPASLVGAIVSAADKMDTIVGCFSINIIPTGSQDPYALRRQAAGIVQILLDHKLPLTLSDVFGVALQVHAQMNLLKRADEEVRKDLQDFFGLRVKKLLSETVRYDVVDAVISSGFDDISAVVPKGEALMAAVLTGDAFKTTVESFNRVGNLAAKASNASVHPELFTEDGERQLHESWSRTNAEYRQALTQHKAAEALAIASAWKDGITSFFDSVMVMAEDEAVRANRLALLAAIDRDLKGFADFSKLVW; encoded by the coding sequence ATGTCTAAGGATCTGTTGTTTGAAATCGGACTGGAAGAAGTACCTGCACGTTTCATGCGCGCAGCGATCGCACAGCTGCAAGAACGTGTCGTGAAATGGCTTGATGCATCCCGCATTGCTTATGGTGAAGTGAATGCGTATGCCACACCGCGCCGACTGGCTGTTTTGATCCAGAATGTGGCTGAAAAGCAGGAAGATATAGAGGAAGAAGTGAAAGGTCCTTCACGCAAAATTGCCCTGGACGACAGTGGCAATTGGAGCAAGGCTGCACTCGGATTCGCGCGCAGTCAAGGTGTTGAACCGGACCAGTTCACATTCAAGGAATTGAACGGTGTCGAATATATCTATGCAATGAAGTCCAGCAAAGGTGTGGAGACGGCTTCTGTGATTGGCGAAGGATTGCTCTCTGTATTGCATGCCATGACGTTCCCGAAGTTCATGCGTTGGGCTTCTTATGATTTCAAATTTGTTCGTCCAATCCGCTGGATTGTGGCTATGCTGGGCAGTGATGTCATCGATCTAGAAGTGACAGGTGTTAAGTCGGGTAATGTAACTCGCGGACATCGTTTCCTTGGTAAGGAGGCCGTGATCTCTACTCCGTCTTCTTACGTGGAAGTGCTGCGTTCAGAACATGTCATTGTTGATATCCAGGAACGTGAACAGATGATTGTATCCCAAATTCAGGCATTGGCTGCTGAGAAAAAATGGGATATTGCGATTAAGGAAGACTTGCTGGAGGAAGTCCTGTTCCTGGTGGAAACACCTACCGTATTGTTCGGGACATTCGACTCTTCATTCTTGAATATTCCACAAGAAGTATTGATTACTTCCATGCGTGAACATCAGCGTTATTTCCCTGTATTGGACAATGAAGGACAATTGTTGCCATTCTTCGTGACAGTACGTAACGGTGGAAGTGATTCACTGGATATAATTGCAAAAGGGAATGAGAAAGTACTGCGTGCACGTCTGTCTGATGCCAAGTTCTTCTATGAGGAAGACCAGAAGTTACAGATTAAGGATGCATTGTCGAAGCTGGAAAGTATCGTCTTCCAGGAAGAGCTGGGAACGGTTGGAGATAAAGTACGCCGTATTCGCAAAATTGCCGATGGAATTGCTGCTAAACTGCAAGTATCCGGTGATGTTGCCGAATCCGTTAGCCGCTCAGCAGATATCTGCAAATTCGATCTGGTGACACTGATGGTTGGTGAATTCCCGGAACTGCAAGGTGTGATGGGTGAGGATTACGCTCGTAAAGCTGGTGAAAAAGAAGAAGTGGCCAAAGCGGTATTTGAACACTATCAGCCACGTTTTGCTGGAGATCAATCCCCTGCTTCTCTTGTTGGTGCCATTGTAAGTGCTGCGGACAAAATGGATACAATCGTAGGTTGTTTCTCCATTAACATCATTCCAACGGGATCTCAAGATCCGTATGCGCTACGCCGTCAGGCTGCAGGTATTGTACAGATTTTGCTGGATCACAAGCTTCCGCTGACATTGTCAGATGTGTTCGGAGTAGCACTTCAAGTGCATGCCCAGATGAACCTGTTGAAACGTGCAGATGAAGAGGTTCGTAAAGATCTGCAAGACTTCTTTGGTCTTCGTGTGAAAAAATTGCTGTCCGAAACCGTTCGCTACGACGTAGTGGATGCCGTAATCTCTTCCGGATTCGATGATATCAGTGCTGTGGTTCCAAAAGGTGAAGCGTTGATGGCGGCTGTTCTGACAGGAGACGCATTCAAAACAACGGTTGAATCATTCAACCGTGTGGGTAATCTGGCTGCCAAAGCATCCAATGCTTCTGTACATCCAGAACTGTTCACAGAAGATGGAGAGCGTCAGCTGCACGAGTCATGGAGCAGAACGAATGCAGAATATCGTCAGGCGTTAACTCAGCATAAGGCTGCTGAAGCGCTGGCTATTGCTTCTGCTTGGAAAGATGGTATTACCTCATTCTTCGATTCGGTCATGGTTATGGCTGAAGATGAGGCTGTCCGTGCGAATCGACTTGCCTTGCTTGCAGCTATTGATCGTGACTTGAAAGGATTTGCTGATTTTTCCAAGTTGGTATGGTAA
- the era gene encoding GTPase Era, with translation MKKQAFKSGFVAIIGRPNVGKSTLMNQVIGQKIAIMSDKPQTTRNKIHGVYTSEHQQIVFLDTPGIHKRQSKLGDYMNQTALNTLGEVEAALFLIDASEGMGGGDRYIAEQLKNIRTPVILVMNKIDKIEPEALLPLIEEYRKLHDFAEIVPVSAMLGSNVSTLLEQLGKYLPEGPQYYPDDQVTDHPEQFVCAELIREKILQMTREEVPHSIAVTIEDMKVQDNGVVYISAVIFVERDSQKGIIIGKQGALLKEVGKRARHDIQNLLGSKIFMDLWVKVKKDWRNQDRVLRDLGFGRE, from the coding sequence ATGAAAAAACAAGCATTTAAATCCGGTTTTGTAGCTATTATTGGACGTCCTAACGTAGGTAAATCCACACTGATGAACCAGGTTATCGGACAGAAAATTGCAATCATGTCGGACAAGCCGCAAACGACTCGTAATAAAATTCATGGTGTGTATACATCCGAACATCAGCAAATCGTATTCCTCGACACACCGGGGATTCACAAACGTCAATCCAAGCTTGGCGATTACATGAACCAAACTGCTTTGAACACGCTCGGAGAAGTGGAAGCAGCACTGTTCCTGATTGACGCTTCGGAAGGTATGGGTGGCGGTGACCGTTACATTGCGGAACAGTTGAAAAATATCCGTACACCTGTCATTCTTGTCATGAATAAAATTGACAAAATCGAGCCGGAAGCGCTGCTTCCTCTTATCGAGGAGTATCGCAAGTTACATGATTTCGCTGAAATCGTGCCTGTTTCTGCCATGCTTGGCAGTAATGTAAGCACCTTATTGGAACAGCTCGGCAAGTATTTGCCAGAAGGTCCACAGTACTATCCTGATGACCAGGTTACTGACCATCCGGAGCAGTTTGTATGTGCGGAATTGATCCGTGAGAAGATCCTGCAGATGACTCGTGAAGAAGTACCACACTCCATTGCGGTAACGATTGAGGATATGAAAGTACAAGATAACGGTGTCGTTTATATCTCAGCCGTCATTTTTGTGGAACGGGATTCGCAAAAAGGAATCATCATCGGGAAACAGGGTGCCCTTTTGAAAGAAGTGGGTAAACGAGCTCGTCATGATATTCAAAACCTGCTTGGCTCCAAAATTTTCATGGACCTGTGGGTTAAAGTGAAAAAAGACTGGAGAAATCAGGATCGAGTTCTGCGTGATCTTGGCTTTGGCCGCGAATAA
- the ybeY gene encoding rRNA maturation RNase YbeY: MSLNLAWNNEQQNKEITEPMIAMLEQLLNLAGEAEGVADGEVALTFVNDEQIHELNRDYRGIDRPTDVLSFAMNETVDEELDIIYELDEDEEMEEMPDVLGDIIISVPRTILQSEEYGHSFERELGFLFVHGFLHLLGYDHQDEASEAEMMGKQEAVLAQAGLTR, encoded by the coding sequence ATGAGTCTTAATCTGGCATGGAATAATGAACAACAGAATAAAGAAATTACAGAACCGATGATTGCAATGCTGGAACAGTTGCTGAATCTGGCCGGAGAAGCGGAAGGTGTTGCAGACGGGGAAGTGGCTCTGACTTTTGTGAACGATGAGCAGATCCATGAGTTGAACCGTGATTATCGTGGCATTGACCGTCCTACAGATGTATTGTCTTTTGCGATGAACGAAACGGTGGATGAAGAGCTTGATATTATCTATGAGCTTGACGAAGATGAAGAAATGGAAGAAATGCCGGATGTTCTTGGAGACATCATCATTTCCGTACCACGGACCATCCTGCAAAGCGAGGAGTATGGACACTCATTTGAACGTGAACTCGGTTTTCTGTTTGTCCATGGTTTCTTACACCTGCTCGGATATGACCATCAGGATGAAGCAAGTGAGGCTGAAATGATGGGTAAACAAGAAGCGGTATTGGCCCAGGCCGGGTTGACACGATAA
- a CDS encoding YqzL family protein, with translation MRDFSWKVFAMTGDVESYLLYTEACNSLGQESDHAREVIEDEEAEG, from the coding sequence ATGCGAGATTTTTCGTGGAAGGTTTTTGCGATGACGGGGGATGTGGAGTCCTATTTGTTATATACCGAGGCGTGTAACTCGTTAGGGCAGGAGTCGGATCATGCAAGGGAAGTGATTGAAGATGAAGAAGCCGAAGGATAA
- a CDS encoding YaiI/YqxD family protein, which yields MKPGGLGLSELNIRHIVVDGDACPVKTEIAQTARLFNIPVLLVSSFDHLLQGGEGVRTVQVDRSDQSADLYIANHIKPNDVVITQDYGLAALALGKRCYVLSFRGREFNDRDIDFMLDSRHTAAKARKRGHYGKGPKPFTEQDREIFQHKLTKLLKDLQENV from the coding sequence ATGAAACCGGGTGGTCTGGGTTTGAGTGAGTTAAATATACGTCATATTGTTGTGGATGGTGATGCTTGCCCGGTCAAAACCGAGATTGCGCAAACCGCTCGCCTTTTCAACATCCCTGTACTGTTAGTCTCTTCGTTTGATCATTTGCTTCAAGGAGGAGAAGGGGTGCGTACTGTGCAAGTGGATCGTAGCGATCAGAGCGCAGACCTCTATATTGCTAATCATATTAAGCCAAACGATGTGGTTATCACTCAGGACTATGGACTTGCGGCACTTGCGCTCGGCAAACGTTGTTATGTTTTATCCTTTCGTGGTCGTGAGTTTAACGATCGTGACATTGATTTCATGTTGGATTCTCGTCATACTGCGGCCAAAGCACGAAAAAGAGGCCATTACGGGAAAGGCCCAAAGCCTTTCACAGAGCAGGATCGTGAAATTTTTCAACATAAACTGACAAAACTTTTAAAAGATTTGCAGGAGAATGTGTAA
- the glyQ gene encoding glycine--tRNA ligase subunit alpha, which translates to MNFQQMILTLQQFWAEHNCIIVQPYDTEKGAGTMNPMTFLRSLGPEPWKVAYVEPSRRPSDGRYGENPNRLYQHHQFQVIIKPSPDNIQEIYLESLKRLGIDPLKHDIRFVEDNWENPSLGCAGLGWEVWLDGMEITQFTYFQQVGGIETNPVAVEITYGMERLASYIQEKENVFDLEWVEGITYGDVFRQPEFEHSKYTFEVSDVKMLFTLFNMHEEEANKAMAQHLVFPAYDYVLKCSHTFNLLDARGAISVTERTGYITRVRNLARQVAATYMEEREKLGFPLIKKGGAEHV; encoded by the coding sequence ATGAATTTTCAGCAGATGATTCTAACGCTGCAACAATTCTGGGCCGAGCATAACTGTATTATTGTCCAGCCATACGATACGGAAAAAGGGGCAGGGACGATGAATCCAATGACCTTTTTGCGTTCGCTTGGACCCGAACCTTGGAAAGTGGCCTATGTGGAGCCTTCCCGTCGTCCTTCGGACGGACGTTATGGTGAGAACCCTAACCGGCTGTACCAGCATCATCAGTTCCAGGTAATCATCAAGCCCTCGCCGGACAACATTCAGGAAATTTACCTGGAAAGTCTGAAGCGTCTGGGTATTGATCCGCTCAAACATGATATTCGATTTGTCGAAGATAACTGGGAAAATCCTTCCCTTGGTTGTGCAGGTCTTGGTTGGGAAGTATGGTTGGACGGAATGGAAATTACGCAATTTACGTATTTCCAACAGGTTGGTGGAATCGAGACGAATCCGGTAGCTGTTGAAATTACGTATGGAATGGAGCGTTTGGCTTCTTACATTCAGGAAAAAGAGAATGTGTTTGACTTGGAATGGGTGGAAGGTATCACTTATGGTGATGTATTCCGTCAGCCAGAATTCGAACACTCTAAATATACGTTTGAAGTATCTGATGTCAAAATGCTGTTTACACTCTTCAACATGCATGAAGAAGAAGCAAACAAGGCCATGGCGCAGCATCTGGTATTCCCGGCATATGACTATGTGTTGAAATGTTCCCACACATTCAACCTGTTGGATGCACGTGGAGCCATCAGTGTAACGGAACGTACGGGTTACATCACACGTGTCCGTAATCTGGCTCGCCAAGTCGCTGCAACATATATGGAAGAGCGTGAGAAGCTAGGCTTCCCGCTGATCAAGAAAGGGGGAGCCGAGCATGTCTAA
- the dnaG gene encoding DNA primase — MSTGQGGIPESIIESVLQQNDIVDTVSRFVHLTKQGKYMKGLCPFHSEKTPSFTVTPEKQIFYCYGCGTGGNAIKFRMEIEGLSFPEAVKTMAEESHISMGDWQGRESAHVNPETERLLEAYELTAKLYHFLLKNTEHGKSAMEYLRSRGIGDKLIDQFQIGFAPNRWDTLVQFLEKRNYPLEEMEKGGLLSPRNEGQGYVDRFRDRIMFPINGRSGKPIAFAGRILGDGQPKYLNSPETRLFNKSRVLYNLHQAKNAIRKQRQAILFEGYGDVISAWDQDIQNGVAAMGTALTENQALMLKGMCDEVIICYDGDKAGQAAALKNFPILEEAGLQVKVALIPEGLDPDDFIRKHGGERFRNQIVDGAVTTTKFKLINLKKSHILLEGGGQIAYSKEAVKLIAPLPSPTEREVYLRELAAEVDVSFETLKQECNEEREAMKNNLQYGDNNPKRWNNGRQQNRQVPTPNLLPAYHAAERKLIAWMLQDDEAAQYVNEHLGEAFNLDDHAAIAAYLYAYYAQGKPSDTSRFMSSLHDDRLEKTVSSISMMDGPGEWSIQMLDDCIREVLKYPRKKEYDLKKEEMIAAERAGDSVRAAQIAIEMIALERQ, encoded by the coding sequence ATGAGTACCGGACAAGGCGGTATACCCGAAAGTATTATTGAATCGGTGTTACAGCAGAATGATATTGTCGATACGGTGAGCCGATTTGTGCATCTGACCAAGCAGGGGAAGTATATGAAAGGCCTCTGTCCTTTTCATTCCGAGAAGACGCCTTCGTTCACCGTTACACCTGAGAAACAAATTTTCTACTGCTACGGTTGCGGCACGGGTGGAAATGCCATCAAATTCAGGATGGAAATCGAAGGGTTATCCTTTCCCGAGGCTGTCAAAACGATGGCGGAAGAAAGTCACATCTCTATGGGGGACTGGCAAGGGCGTGAATCTGCTCATGTGAATCCGGAGACTGAACGTCTGTTGGAGGCTTATGAGCTTACCGCGAAGCTTTATCATTTTTTGTTGAAAAATACAGAGCACGGCAAGTCAGCCATGGAATATTTACGCTCCAGAGGTATTGGAGACAAGTTGATTGACCAGTTCCAGATTGGGTTCGCACCAAATCGTTGGGACACACTGGTACAATTTCTTGAAAAACGTAACTATCCGCTCGAAGAAATGGAAAAGGGTGGACTTCTATCACCGCGAAATGAAGGTCAGGGATATGTGGACCGATTCCGAGACCGGATTATGTTCCCGATTAATGGCAGGAGCGGTAAGCCAATTGCATTTGCAGGACGCATATTGGGAGATGGGCAACCGAAATATCTAAATTCACCGGAAACCCGGTTATTTAACAAAAGCCGTGTTCTCTACAATCTGCATCAGGCCAAAAATGCAATTCGCAAACAAAGACAAGCCATTTTGTTCGAGGGATATGGTGATGTCATCTCTGCATGGGATCAGGACATCCAGAATGGTGTAGCGGCAATGGGTACTGCACTAACCGAGAATCAGGCACTGATGCTCAAAGGCATGTGCGACGAAGTCATCATATGTTATGACGGCGACAAAGCAGGACAGGCTGCTGCACTCAAAAACTTCCCCATTCTTGAGGAAGCCGGATTGCAGGTCAAAGTGGCTCTCATTCCCGAGGGACTTGACCCGGATGACTTTATCCGGAAGCATGGTGGTGAACGGTTCCGAAACCAGATTGTGGACGGTGCCGTGACAACTACAAAATTTAAACTTATAAACTTAAAAAAAAGCCATATACTGCTAGAGGGTGGCGGACAAATCGCCTATTCGAAAGAAGCAGTAAAATTGATTGCCCCCTTACCTTCTCCAACAGAAAGGGAAGTGTATCTTCGTGAACTGGCTGCAGAAGTGGACGTATCCTTCGAAACATTGAAGCAGGAGTGTAATGAAGAACGGGAGGCGATGAAAAATAACCTTCAGTATGGGGATAATAACCCGAAAAGGTGGAATAATGGTAGGCAACAAAATAGGCAGGTGCCTACACCTAATCTGTTGCCGGCTTATCACGCTGCTGAACGCAAACTGATTGCCTGGATGTTGCAGGATGATGAGGCTGCCCAGTACGTGAATGAGCATCTTGGTGAAGCTTTTAACTTGGATGATCATGCAGCTATTGCTGCTTATCTATATGCCTACTATGCGCAAGGCAAACCGTCGGATACAAGCCGTTTTATGTCTTCACTGCATGACGATCGCTTGGAAAAAACGGTCAGTTCAATCTCGATGATGGATGGTCCAGGTGAATGGAGTATTCAAATGCTCGATGATTGCATCAGGGAAGTGCTGAAGTATCCACGTAAGAAAGAGTACGATTTGAAAAAAGAAGAAATGATTGCTGCAGAGCGGGCAGGTGATTCTGTACGCGCGGCACAGATTGCAATTGAAATGATTGCCCTAGAGAGACAGTGA
- the recO gene encoding DNA repair protein RecO — protein MLYRVEGIVIRSMDYGEGNKIITLCTESGGKVGVLVRGAKKPKSRHAALVQPFTYGQYVYFRNTGLGTLNAGEIVESYHELREDLVKASYASYACELLDRVLQDEETGTFWFKQLKACLQALKEVKDPVVITSLYEMKILQASGYGPQFDECISCNQERPDEQLFISPRLGGVLCRACKHFDPPAMSVSPKALKLLRLFAQLDLQRLGNISVSESTRDEIKKLMRAFMDHQLGLNLKSRSFLDQMEKYGI, from the coding sequence ATGCTATACAGGGTGGAAGGGATTGTCATCCGCAGCATGGACTACGGCGAAGGGAACAAAATCATTACGCTTTGCACCGAAAGCGGCGGGAAAGTAGGGGTACTCGTCCGCGGTGCCAAAAAGCCCAAGAGCCGACATGCTGCACTGGTGCAGCCGTTTACGTATGGTCAATATGTATATTTTCGCAATACAGGTCTAGGCACACTGAATGCTGGAGAAATTGTTGAATCCTATCATGAGTTGCGTGAAGATCTGGTCAAGGCCTCTTATGCCTCTTATGCGTGTGAACTATTGGATCGCGTGCTTCAGGATGAAGAGACAGGTACATTTTGGTTCAAACAATTAAAGGCATGTCTGCAGGCATTGAAGGAAGTGAAAGATCCGGTTGTTATTACAAGTCTGTACGAAATGAAAATATTACAGGCATCCGGATATGGTCCGCAGTTCGATGAGTGCATCTCCTGCAATCAGGAGCGGCCAGATGAGCAGTTGTTTATAAGTCCCAGACTTGGTGGCGTCTTGTGTCGTGCATGCAAACATTTTGATCCTCCAGCGATGTCAGTAAGTCCAAAGGCTCTGAAATTGTTACGTTTGTTCGCACAGTTGGATCTGCAGCGCTTGGGAAATATATCAGTGAGTGAGTCTACCCGTGATGAGATCAAAAAGCTGATGCGTGCTTTTATGGATCATCAGCTTGGTCTGAATCTTAAATCCCGTTCTTTCCTCGATCAGATGGAGAAGTACGGGATTTGA